In one window of Haemorhous mexicanus isolate bHaeMex1 chromosome 31, bHaeMex1.pri, whole genome shotgun sequence DNA:
- the UBAP2L gene encoding ubiquitin-associated protein 2-like isoform X6 — MMTSVGTTRARGSWEQTQTQSQTQHKQRPQATAEQIRLAQMISDHNDADFEEKVKQLIDITGKNQDECVIALHDCNGDVNRAINVLLEGNPDTHSWEMVGKKKGVSGQKESGQTEPSEESKENRDRERDFSRRRGGLPRRGRGATRGREFRGQENGLDGGKSGGSSGRGTERGRRGRGRGRGGSGRRGGRFSAQGMGTFNPADYAEPASTDENYGNSSNTWNNTGSFEPDDGTRLDFIGGEGSNYPRKFDTAPGAWRAATEEWGTEDWNEDLSETKIFTASNVSSVPLPAENVTITAGQRIDLAVLLGKTPSSMENESTNLESSQTPSLAQPLVFSNSKQSALSQPASGNSFSHHSMVSMLGKGFGDVGEAKGSSTTGSQFLEQFKTAQALAQLAAQHTQPAGNTTAASWDMASTTQTSSLVQYDLKNPTESSVHSPFTKRQGFTSTSTMIEVFMQEKQPVVTASTTTPAPPSSPLPSKTNPVPQMSPGSSDNQSSSPQPAQQKLKQQKKKASLTSKIPALAVEMPGSSDISGLNLQFGALQFGSEPVLAEYESTPTTSAAVSQSQSSLYTSSASESSSTISSNQSQESGYQSGTIQTATFTSQNSAQGPLYEQRSTQTRRYPNSISSSPQKDLTQAKNGFSSVQPTPLQTTQAVEGATGPAVKSDSPSAPSIAPLNDGVSASSLLTTASQHSTALSSLSHSEELPSTTTAQLSSALPTQQNSLSSSTSSGRTSTSTLLHTSVESEASLHSSASTFSTSSSTVSAAPPVVSVSSSLSSVSSLGLSLSSNSTVTASTRSSVATTSGKAPPNLPPGVPPLLPNPYIMAPGLLHAYPPQVYGYDDLQMLQTRFPLDYYSIPFPTPTTPLTGRDGSLSSNPYSGDLTKFGRGDASSPAPATTLAQPQQSQTQTHHTTQQTFLNPALPPGYSYTSLPYYTGVPGLPSTFQYGPAVFPVAPTSSKQHGVNVSVNASATPFQQPSGYGSHGYSTGVSVTSSNTGVPDISGSVYSKTQQSFEKQGFHTGTPAASFNLPSALGSGGPINPATAAAYPPTPFMHILTPHQQPHSQILHHHLQQDGQSGSGQRSQGSSIPQKSQANKSAYNSYSWGAN, encoded by the exons ATGATGACATCGGTGGGCACTACCCGAGCCCggggcagctgggagcagacacagacacagagccaGACGCAGCACAAGCAGCGGCCGCAG GCTACTGCAGAACAGATTCGACTTGCACAGATGATTTCGGACCACAACGATGCTGACTTTGAGGAGAAGGTGAAACAA CTGATTGACATCACAGGCAAGAACCAGGATGAGTGTGTGATTGCTCTGCATGACTGCAATGGGGATGTCAACAGAGCCATCAatgtgctgctggagggcaATCCTGACACG cattcctgggaaatggttGGGAAGAAGAAAGGTGTCTCAGGACAGAAGGAGAGTGGACAGACGGAACCCAGTGAAGAAAGCAAAGAGAACCGGGATCGGGAGCGGGATTTCAGCAGACGACGTGGAGGGCTGCCGAGGCGAGGCCGAGGTGCCACCCGTGGAAGAGAGT TTCGGGGCCAGGAGAATGGGCTAGATGGTGGTAAGAGTGGAGGATCTTCTGGAAGAGGCACGGAAAGAGGGAGGCGGGGACGTGGCCGAGGCCGAG GTGGCTCTGGTCGGCGAGGGGGAAGATTTTCTGCCCAAGGCATGGG AACTTTCAACCCAGCTGACTATGCCGAGCCGGCCAGCACGGATGAGAACTATGGGAACAGCAGCAACACGTGGAACAACACTGGGAGCTTTGAGCCCGACGATGGCACGA gacTTGATTTCATTGGGGGTGAGGGGTCAAATTATCCCCGAAAATTTGACACTGCTCCTG GTGCATGGAGGGCAGCGACAGAAGAATGGGGCACGGAGGACTGGAATGAAGAT CTGTCAGAGACAAAGATCTTCACAGCCTCCAATGTGTCTTCAGTGCCTCTGCCTGCCGAGAACGTGACAATCACAGCTGGACAAAG AATTGATCTCGCAGTCCTGCTAGGAAAGACACCCTCTTCTATGGAGAACGAGTCAACAAACCTGGAGTCATCCCAGACTCCTTCCCTGGCGCAGCCACTGGTGTTCAGCAATTCTAAACAGAGTGCTCTATCCCAGCCCGCCTCTGGAAACTCCTTCTCTCACCACAGCATG GTGAGCATGTTGGGGAAAGGGTTTGGAGATGTCGGGGAGGCCAAAGGCAGCAGTACCACAGGGTCACAGTTCCTGGAGCAGTTCAAGACAGCCCAGGCACTGGCTCAGCTGGCAGCTCAGCACACCCAGCCTGCTGGGAACaccactgctgcttcctgggaCATGGCATCCACCACACAGACCTCGTCTCTGGTGCAGTACG ATCTCAAGAACCCAACAGAGTCTTCTGTGCATAGTCCCTTCACCAAGCGTCAGGGCTTCACATCTACTTCAACCATGATAGAAGTGTTCATGCAGGAGAAGCAGCCTGTGGTGACTGCCTCCACAACCACACCGGCGCCTCCATCCTCACCTCTGCCCAGCAAAACCAATCCAGTTCCCCAGATGTCTCCAGGCTCCTCGGACAACCAGTCCTCAAgtccccagccagcacagcagaagctcaagcagcaaaagaaaaaagcatcgTTAACATCAAAG ATTCCTGCACTTGCAGTGGAAATGCCTGGCTCCTCAGATATCTCAGGGCTAAACCTGCAGTTTGGGGCGTTACAGTTTGGTTCAGAGCCTGTTCTTGCTGAATATGAATCGACGCCCACAACCAGTGCCGCCGTTAGCCAGTCTCAGAGCAGCCTCTACACCAGCTCAGCCAG tGAATCTTCATCCACAATTTCGTCCAATCAAAGCCAGGAGTCTGGTTACCAGAGTGGCACAATACAGACAGCAACATTTACCTCCCAGAACAGCGCTCAGGGACCACTGTACGAACAGAGATCCACCCAGACGAGGCGATACCCAAATTCTATCTCCTCTTCGCCCCAGAAGGATCTGACCCAGGCTAAG aATGGTTTCAGTTCTGTACAACCCACGCCATTACAAACCACACAGGCTGTTGAAG GTGCTACGGGCCCTGCGGTGAAATCCGActccccctctgctcccagtaTTGCCCCTCTCAACGACGGGGTGTCTGCATCGTCCTTGCTGACAACAGCCAGCCAACACtcaacagctctgagcagcctgagccACAGCGAGGAGCTCCCCAGTACAAccactgcccagctcagcag TGCATTACCCACCCAGCAGAACAGTCTGTCCTCATCCACATCCTCTGGGCGAACATCAACTTCAACCCTTCTG CACACAAGTGTGGAGAGTGAAGCAAGCCTCCATTCTTCTGCCAGTACTTTCTCCACCTCCTCCAGCACGGTGTCAGCTGCCCCACCAGTTGTCAGCGTTTCATCCAGCCTCAGCAGTGTCAGCAGCCTGGGCCTCAGCCTCAGCAGCAACTCCACAGTGACGGCCTCGACTCGCAGCTCTGTTGCAACCACATCAG GAAAAGCTCCTCCCAATCTCCCTCCTGGAGTCCCACCGTTGTTGCCTAATCCATATATCATGGCTCCAGGGTTGCTACATGCCTACCCG CCACAGGTGTATGGATATGATGACTTGCAAATGCTCCAGACGAGATTCCCGTTG GATTACTACAGCATCCCATTCCCTACACCCACCACACCACTGACTGGAAGAGATGGCAGCCTGAGCAGCAATCCATACTCTG GTGATTTAACAAAATTTGGCCGTGGTGAtgcctcttcccctgctcctgcaaCCACGCTGGCTcagcctcagcagagccagACCCAGACCCACCACACCACACAGCAGACGTTCCTGAACCCTGCGCTGCCTCCTGGCTACAGTTACACCAGTCTGCCATACTACACAGGGGTACCAGGGCTccccagcaccttccagtacgGGCCCGCCGTGTTCCCT GTTGCTCCTACCTCTTCCAAGCAGCATGGTGTGAATGTCAGCGTCAATGCATCAGCAACCCCTTTCCAGCAGCCCAGTGGCTATGGCTCTCATGGGTACAGCACTG gTGTATCTGTGACATCCAGTAATACAGGTGTGCCAGACATCTCGGGCTCTGTCTACTCCAAAACTCAG CAATCCTTCGAGAAGCAGGGATTTCACACTGGAACCCCAGCAGCCTCCTTCAACCTGCCTTCGGCGCTGGGCAGCGGCGGCCCCATCAACCCTGCGACTGCGGCGGCAtacccccccacccccttcaTGCACATCCTGACCCCGCATCAGCAGCCTCACTCGCAGATTCTCCACCAccacctgcagcaggatgggCAG AGTGGCTCCGGGCAGCGCAGCCAaggcagctccatcccccagaAATCCCAGGCCAACAAGTCTGCCTACAACAGCTACAGCTGGGGCGCCAACTGA
- the UBAP2L gene encoding ubiquitin-associated protein 2-like isoform X1 encodes MMTSVGTTRARGSWEQTQTQSQTQHKQRPQATAEQIRLAQMISDHNDADFEEKVKQLIDITGKNQDECVIALHDCNGDVNRAINVLLEGNPDTHSWEMVGKKKGVSGQKESGQTEPSEESKENRDRERDFSRRRGGLPRRGRGATRGREFRGQENGLDGGKSGGSSGRGTERGRRGRGRGRGGSGRRGGRFSAQGMGTFNPADYAEPASTDENYGNSSNTWNNTGSFEPDDGTRLDFIGGEGSNYPRKFDTAPGTIHPGAWRAATEEWGTEDWNEDLSETKIFTASNVSSVPLPAENVTITAGQRIDLAVLLGKTPSSMENESTNLESSQTPSLAQPLVFSNSKQSALSQPASGNSFSHHSMVSMLGKGFGDVGEAKGSSTTGSQFLEQFKTAQALAQLAAQHTQPAGNTTAASWDMASTTQTSSLVQYDLKNPTESSVHSPFTKRQGFTSTSTMIEVFMQEKQPVVTASTTTPAPPSSPLPSKTNPVPQMSPGSSDNQSSSPQPAQQKLKQQKKKASLTSKIPALAVEMPGSSDISGLNLQFGALQFGSEPVLAEYESTPTTSAAVSQSQSSLYTSSASESSSTISSNQSQESGYQSGTIQTATFTSQNSAQGPLYEQRSTQTRRYPNSISSSPQKDLTQAKNGFSSVQPTPLQTTQAVEGATGPAVKSDSPSAPSIAPLNDGVSASSLLTTASQHSTALSSLSHSEELPSTTTAQLSSALPTQQNSLSSSTSSGRTSTSTLLHTSVESEASLHSSASTFSTSSSTVSAAPPVVSVSSSLSSVSSLGLSLSSNSTVTASTRSSVATTSGKAPPNLPPGVPPLLPNPYIMAPGLLHAYPPQVYGYDDLQMLQTRFPLDYYSIPFPTPTTPLTGRDGSLSSNPYSGDLTKFGRGDASSPAPATTLAQPQQSQTQTHHTTQQTFLNPALPPGYSYTSLPYYTGVPGLPSTFQYGPAVFPVAPTSSKQHGVNVSVNASATPFQQPSGYGSHGYSTGVSVTSSNTGVPDISGSVYSKTQQSFEKQGFHTGTPAASFNLPSALGSGGPINPATAAAYPPTPFMHILTPHQQPHSQILHHHLQQDGQLPYLQMILCCQRQQEDQSGSGQRSQGSSIPQKSQANKSAYNSYSWGAN; translated from the exons ATGATGACATCGGTGGGCACTACCCGAGCCCggggcagctgggagcagacacagacacagagccaGACGCAGCACAAGCAGCGGCCGCAG GCTACTGCAGAACAGATTCGACTTGCACAGATGATTTCGGACCACAACGATGCTGACTTTGAGGAGAAGGTGAAACAA CTGATTGACATCACAGGCAAGAACCAGGATGAGTGTGTGATTGCTCTGCATGACTGCAATGGGGATGTCAACAGAGCCATCAatgtgctgctggagggcaATCCTGACACG cattcctgggaaatggttGGGAAGAAGAAAGGTGTCTCAGGACAGAAGGAGAGTGGACAGACGGAACCCAGTGAAGAAAGCAAAGAGAACCGGGATCGGGAGCGGGATTTCAGCAGACGACGTGGAGGGCTGCCGAGGCGAGGCCGAGGTGCCACCCGTGGAAGAGAGT TTCGGGGCCAGGAGAATGGGCTAGATGGTGGTAAGAGTGGAGGATCTTCTGGAAGAGGCACGGAAAGAGGGAGGCGGGGACGTGGCCGAGGCCGAG GTGGCTCTGGTCGGCGAGGGGGAAGATTTTCTGCCCAAGGCATGGG AACTTTCAACCCAGCTGACTATGCCGAGCCGGCCAGCACGGATGAGAACTATGGGAACAGCAGCAACACGTGGAACAACACTGGGAGCTTTGAGCCCGACGATGGCACGA gacTTGATTTCATTGGGGGTGAGGGGTCAAATTATCCCCGAAAATTTGACACTGCTCCTGGTACGATACATCCAG GTGCATGGAGGGCAGCGACAGAAGAATGGGGCACGGAGGACTGGAATGAAGAT CTGTCAGAGACAAAGATCTTCACAGCCTCCAATGTGTCTTCAGTGCCTCTGCCTGCCGAGAACGTGACAATCACAGCTGGACAAAG AATTGATCTCGCAGTCCTGCTAGGAAAGACACCCTCTTCTATGGAGAACGAGTCAACAAACCTGGAGTCATCCCAGACTCCTTCCCTGGCGCAGCCACTGGTGTTCAGCAATTCTAAACAGAGTGCTCTATCCCAGCCCGCCTCTGGAAACTCCTTCTCTCACCACAGCATG GTGAGCATGTTGGGGAAAGGGTTTGGAGATGTCGGGGAGGCCAAAGGCAGCAGTACCACAGGGTCACAGTTCCTGGAGCAGTTCAAGACAGCCCAGGCACTGGCTCAGCTGGCAGCTCAGCACACCCAGCCTGCTGGGAACaccactgctgcttcctgggaCATGGCATCCACCACACAGACCTCGTCTCTGGTGCAGTACG ATCTCAAGAACCCAACAGAGTCTTCTGTGCATAGTCCCTTCACCAAGCGTCAGGGCTTCACATCTACTTCAACCATGATAGAAGTGTTCATGCAGGAGAAGCAGCCTGTGGTGACTGCCTCCACAACCACACCGGCGCCTCCATCCTCACCTCTGCCCAGCAAAACCAATCCAGTTCCCCAGATGTCTCCAGGCTCCTCGGACAACCAGTCCTCAAgtccccagccagcacagcagaagctcaagcagcaaaagaaaaaagcatcgTTAACATCAAAG ATTCCTGCACTTGCAGTGGAAATGCCTGGCTCCTCAGATATCTCAGGGCTAAACCTGCAGTTTGGGGCGTTACAGTTTGGTTCAGAGCCTGTTCTTGCTGAATATGAATCGACGCCCACAACCAGTGCCGCCGTTAGCCAGTCTCAGAGCAGCCTCTACACCAGCTCAGCCAG tGAATCTTCATCCACAATTTCGTCCAATCAAAGCCAGGAGTCTGGTTACCAGAGTGGCACAATACAGACAGCAACATTTACCTCCCAGAACAGCGCTCAGGGACCACTGTACGAACAGAGATCCACCCAGACGAGGCGATACCCAAATTCTATCTCCTCTTCGCCCCAGAAGGATCTGACCCAGGCTAAG aATGGTTTCAGTTCTGTACAACCCACGCCATTACAAACCACACAGGCTGTTGAAG GTGCTACGGGCCCTGCGGTGAAATCCGActccccctctgctcccagtaTTGCCCCTCTCAACGACGGGGTGTCTGCATCGTCCTTGCTGACAACAGCCAGCCAACACtcaacagctctgagcagcctgagccACAGCGAGGAGCTCCCCAGTACAAccactgcccagctcagcag TGCATTACCCACCCAGCAGAACAGTCTGTCCTCATCCACATCCTCTGGGCGAACATCAACTTCAACCCTTCTG CACACAAGTGTGGAGAGTGAAGCAAGCCTCCATTCTTCTGCCAGTACTTTCTCCACCTCCTCCAGCACGGTGTCAGCTGCCCCACCAGTTGTCAGCGTTTCATCCAGCCTCAGCAGTGTCAGCAGCCTGGGCCTCAGCCTCAGCAGCAACTCCACAGTGACGGCCTCGACTCGCAGCTCTGTTGCAACCACATCAG GAAAAGCTCCTCCCAATCTCCCTCCTGGAGTCCCACCGTTGTTGCCTAATCCATATATCATGGCTCCAGGGTTGCTACATGCCTACCCG CCACAGGTGTATGGATATGATGACTTGCAAATGCTCCAGACGAGATTCCCGTTG GATTACTACAGCATCCCATTCCCTACACCCACCACACCACTGACTGGAAGAGATGGCAGCCTGAGCAGCAATCCATACTCTG GTGATTTAACAAAATTTGGCCGTGGTGAtgcctcttcccctgctcctgcaaCCACGCTGGCTcagcctcagcagagccagACCCAGACCCACCACACCACACAGCAGACGTTCCTGAACCCTGCGCTGCCTCCTGGCTACAGTTACACCAGTCTGCCATACTACACAGGGGTACCAGGGCTccccagcaccttccagtacgGGCCCGCCGTGTTCCCT GTTGCTCCTACCTCTTCCAAGCAGCATGGTGTGAATGTCAGCGTCAATGCATCAGCAACCCCTTTCCAGCAGCCCAGTGGCTATGGCTCTCATGGGTACAGCACTG gTGTATCTGTGACATCCAGTAATACAGGTGTGCCAGACATCTCGGGCTCTGTCTACTCCAAAACTCAG CAATCCTTCGAGAAGCAGGGATTTCACACTGGAACCCCAGCAGCCTCCTTCAACCTGCCTTCGGCGCTGGGCAGCGGCGGCCCCATCAACCCTGCGACTGCGGCGGCAtacccccccacccccttcaTGCACATCCTGACCCCGCATCAGCAGCCTCACTCGCAGATTCTCCACCAccacctgcagcaggatgggCAG CTTCCATATTTGCAGATGATACTGTGCTGCCAACGCCAGCAGGAAGATCAG AGTGGCTCCGGGCAGCGCAGCCAaggcagctccatcccccagaAATCCCAGGCCAACAAGTCTGCCTACAACAGCTACAGCTGGGGCGCCAACTGA
- the UBAP2L gene encoding ubiquitin-associated protein 2-like isoform X2 produces the protein MMTSVGTTRARGSWEQTQTQSQTQHKQRPQATAEQIRLAQMISDHNDADFEEKVKQLIDITGKNQDECVIALHDCNGDVNRAINVLLEGNPDTHSWEMVGKKKGVSGQKESGQTEPSEESKENRDRERDFSRRRGGLPRRGRGATRGREFRGQENGLDGGKSGGSSGRGTERGRRGRGRGRGGSGRRGGRFSAQGMGTFNPADYAEPASTDENYGNSSNTWNNTGSFEPDDGTRLDFIGGEGSNYPRKFDTAPGTIHPGAWRAATEEWGTEDWNEDLSETKIFTASNVSSVPLPAENVTITAGQRIDLAVLLGKTPSSMENESTNLESSQTPSLAQPLVFSNSKQSALSQPASGNSFSHHSMVSMLGKGFGDVGEAKGSSTTGSQFLEQFKTAQALAQLAAQHTQPAGNTTAASWDMASTTQTSSLVQYDLKNPTESSVHSPFTKRQGFTSTSTMIEVFMQEKQPVVTASTTTPAPPSSPLPSKTNPVPQMSPGSSDNQSSSPQPAQQKLKQQKKKASLTSKIPALAVEMPGSSDISGLNLQFGALQFGSEPVLAEYESTPTTSAAVSQSQSSLYTSSASESSSTISSNQSQESGYQSGTIQTATFTSQNSAQGPLYEQRSTQTRRYPNSISSSPQKDLTQAKNGFSSVQPTPLQTTQAVEGATGPAVKSDSPSAPSIAPLNDGVSASSLLTTASQHSTALSSLSHSEELPSTTTAQLSSALPTQQNSLSSSTSSGRTSTSTLLHTSVESEASLHSSASTFSTSSSTVSAAPPVVSVSSSLSSVSSLGLSLSSNSTVTASTRSSVATTSGKAPPNLPPGVPPLLPNPYIMAPGLLHAYPVYGYDDLQMLQTRFPLDYYSIPFPTPTTPLTGRDGSLSSNPYSGDLTKFGRGDASSPAPATTLAQPQQSQTQTHHTTQQTFLNPALPPGYSYTSLPYYTGVPGLPSTFQYGPAVFPVAPTSSKQHGVNVSVNASATPFQQPSGYGSHGYSTGVSVTSSNTGVPDISGSVYSKTQQSFEKQGFHTGTPAASFNLPSALGSGGPINPATAAAYPPTPFMHILTPHQQPHSQILHHHLQQDGQLPYLQMILCCQRQQEDQSGSGQRSQGSSIPQKSQANKSAYNSYSWGAN, from the exons ATGATGACATCGGTGGGCACTACCCGAGCCCggggcagctgggagcagacacagacacagagccaGACGCAGCACAAGCAGCGGCCGCAG GCTACTGCAGAACAGATTCGACTTGCACAGATGATTTCGGACCACAACGATGCTGACTTTGAGGAGAAGGTGAAACAA CTGATTGACATCACAGGCAAGAACCAGGATGAGTGTGTGATTGCTCTGCATGACTGCAATGGGGATGTCAACAGAGCCATCAatgtgctgctggagggcaATCCTGACACG cattcctgggaaatggttGGGAAGAAGAAAGGTGTCTCAGGACAGAAGGAGAGTGGACAGACGGAACCCAGTGAAGAAAGCAAAGAGAACCGGGATCGGGAGCGGGATTTCAGCAGACGACGTGGAGGGCTGCCGAGGCGAGGCCGAGGTGCCACCCGTGGAAGAGAGT TTCGGGGCCAGGAGAATGGGCTAGATGGTGGTAAGAGTGGAGGATCTTCTGGAAGAGGCACGGAAAGAGGGAGGCGGGGACGTGGCCGAGGCCGAG GTGGCTCTGGTCGGCGAGGGGGAAGATTTTCTGCCCAAGGCATGGG AACTTTCAACCCAGCTGACTATGCCGAGCCGGCCAGCACGGATGAGAACTATGGGAACAGCAGCAACACGTGGAACAACACTGGGAGCTTTGAGCCCGACGATGGCACGA gacTTGATTTCATTGGGGGTGAGGGGTCAAATTATCCCCGAAAATTTGACACTGCTCCTGGTACGATACATCCAG GTGCATGGAGGGCAGCGACAGAAGAATGGGGCACGGAGGACTGGAATGAAGAT CTGTCAGAGACAAAGATCTTCACAGCCTCCAATGTGTCTTCAGTGCCTCTGCCTGCCGAGAACGTGACAATCACAGCTGGACAAAG AATTGATCTCGCAGTCCTGCTAGGAAAGACACCCTCTTCTATGGAGAACGAGTCAACAAACCTGGAGTCATCCCAGACTCCTTCCCTGGCGCAGCCACTGGTGTTCAGCAATTCTAAACAGAGTGCTCTATCCCAGCCCGCCTCTGGAAACTCCTTCTCTCACCACAGCATG GTGAGCATGTTGGGGAAAGGGTTTGGAGATGTCGGGGAGGCCAAAGGCAGCAGTACCACAGGGTCACAGTTCCTGGAGCAGTTCAAGACAGCCCAGGCACTGGCTCAGCTGGCAGCTCAGCACACCCAGCCTGCTGGGAACaccactgctgcttcctgggaCATGGCATCCACCACACAGACCTCGTCTCTGGTGCAGTACG ATCTCAAGAACCCAACAGAGTCTTCTGTGCATAGTCCCTTCACCAAGCGTCAGGGCTTCACATCTACTTCAACCATGATAGAAGTGTTCATGCAGGAGAAGCAGCCTGTGGTGACTGCCTCCACAACCACACCGGCGCCTCCATCCTCACCTCTGCCCAGCAAAACCAATCCAGTTCCCCAGATGTCTCCAGGCTCCTCGGACAACCAGTCCTCAAgtccccagccagcacagcagaagctcaagcagcaaaagaaaaaagcatcgTTAACATCAAAG ATTCCTGCACTTGCAGTGGAAATGCCTGGCTCCTCAGATATCTCAGGGCTAAACCTGCAGTTTGGGGCGTTACAGTTTGGTTCAGAGCCTGTTCTTGCTGAATATGAATCGACGCCCACAACCAGTGCCGCCGTTAGCCAGTCTCAGAGCAGCCTCTACACCAGCTCAGCCAG tGAATCTTCATCCACAATTTCGTCCAATCAAAGCCAGGAGTCTGGTTACCAGAGTGGCACAATACAGACAGCAACATTTACCTCCCAGAACAGCGCTCAGGGACCACTGTACGAACAGAGATCCACCCAGACGAGGCGATACCCAAATTCTATCTCCTCTTCGCCCCAGAAGGATCTGACCCAGGCTAAG aATGGTTTCAGTTCTGTACAACCCACGCCATTACAAACCACACAGGCTGTTGAAG GTGCTACGGGCCCTGCGGTGAAATCCGActccccctctgctcccagtaTTGCCCCTCTCAACGACGGGGTGTCTGCATCGTCCTTGCTGACAACAGCCAGCCAACACtcaacagctctgagcagcctgagccACAGCGAGGAGCTCCCCAGTACAAccactgcccagctcagcag TGCATTACCCACCCAGCAGAACAGTCTGTCCTCATCCACATCCTCTGGGCGAACATCAACTTCAACCCTTCTG CACACAAGTGTGGAGAGTGAAGCAAGCCTCCATTCTTCTGCCAGTACTTTCTCCACCTCCTCCAGCACGGTGTCAGCTGCCCCACCAGTTGTCAGCGTTTCATCCAGCCTCAGCAGTGTCAGCAGCCTGGGCCTCAGCCTCAGCAGCAACTCCACAGTGACGGCCTCGACTCGCAGCTCTGTTGCAACCACATCAG GAAAAGCTCCTCCCAATCTCCCTCCTGGAGTCCCACCGTTGTTGCCTAATCCATATATCATGGCTCCAGGGTTGCTACATGCCTACCCG GTGTATGGATATGATGACTTGCAAATGCTCCAGACGAGATTCCCGTTG GATTACTACAGCATCCCATTCCCTACACCCACCACACCACTGACTGGAAGAGATGGCAGCCTGAGCAGCAATCCATACTCTG GTGATTTAACAAAATTTGGCCGTGGTGAtgcctcttcccctgctcctgcaaCCACGCTGGCTcagcctcagcagagccagACCCAGACCCACCACACCACACAGCAGACGTTCCTGAACCCTGCGCTGCCTCCTGGCTACAGTTACACCAGTCTGCCATACTACACAGGGGTACCAGGGCTccccagcaccttccagtacgGGCCCGCCGTGTTCCCT GTTGCTCCTACCTCTTCCAAGCAGCATGGTGTGAATGTCAGCGTCAATGCATCAGCAACCCCTTTCCAGCAGCCCAGTGGCTATGGCTCTCATGGGTACAGCACTG gTGTATCTGTGACATCCAGTAATACAGGTGTGCCAGACATCTCGGGCTCTGTCTACTCCAAAACTCAG CAATCCTTCGAGAAGCAGGGATTTCACACTGGAACCCCAGCAGCCTCCTTCAACCTGCCTTCGGCGCTGGGCAGCGGCGGCCCCATCAACCCTGCGACTGCGGCGGCAtacccccccacccccttcaTGCACATCCTGACCCCGCATCAGCAGCCTCACTCGCAGATTCTCCACCAccacctgcagcaggatgggCAG CTTCCATATTTGCAGATGATACTGTGCTGCCAACGCCAGCAGGAAGATCAG AGTGGCTCCGGGCAGCGCAGCCAaggcagctccatcccccagaAATCCCAGGCCAACAAGTCTGCCTACAACAGCTACAGCTGGGGCGCCAACTGA